One Prunus dulcis chromosome 7, ALMONDv2, whole genome shotgun sequence DNA segment encodes these proteins:
- the LOC117636082 gene encoding growth-regulating factor 5-like isoform X1, translating into MVPEINIPTLLSLLCSALLSNSNALPLPLLIILKLNHASAAQPHPVSLIFSLFHCSVKSETTKFLVSYFFFQFVLWRKFACSFFLIWNFPASSIIVMSGRTRFPFTPSQWQELEHQALIYKYMVSGISIPPDLLFSIKRSCLDSPLPSKLFSHHPPHIGWSCFQMGLGRKVDPEPGRCRRTDGKKWRCSKEAFADSKYCERHMHRGKNRSRKPVEVFKTPITTNSNPSSSSTPTTISSITSKNNPPSTSTATFHSLSSSLSSLSSDSHHTQLNHSSYNTNLDHHPFLYHHTSSSRPPGFGLSHQERNTSLLLDSGSYPQASSEYRNRYVYGLKEEVDEHAFFSEPSGSVRDFSGSSSMDDSWQFTPLTMSTCTSSSSKQRSCSALQSEHSHLQLQSNITPKQQNYYALGSDMKMDRNEGTQKTIHRFFDEWPLKDKDSWLDLDDKSSNSGSVSNTRLSISTHDFPIFSTRNHNDD; encoded by the exons ATGGTCCCTGAAATAAATATACCTACTCTACTCTCTCTGCTCTGCTCTGCTCTACTCTCAAACTCAAACGCCCTCCCTCTCCCTTTACTAATAATATTGAAATTGAATCATGCAAGTGCAGCCCAACCCCATCCTGTTTCTCtcatcttttctctctttcactGCTCTGTGAAGTCTGAGACAACCAAGTTTTtggtttcatatttttttttccaatttgttcTTTGGAGGAAATTTGCTTGCTCTTTCTTTCTGATTTGGAATTTCCCTGCCTCTTCAATAATAGTAATGAGTGGGAGAACCAGGTTTCCTTTTACACCGTCTCAGTGGCAAGAGCTTGAGCACCAAGCTCTTATCTACAAGTACATGGTTTCAGGCATCTCCATCCCACCTGATCTCCTCTTCTCCATCAAAAGAAGCTGCTTGGACTCTCCTCTGCCTTCAAAGCTCTTCTCACACCACCCTCCGCATA TTGGATGGAGCTGTTTCCAGATGGGTTTGGGGAGGAAAGTAGACCCAGAGCCAGGAAGGTGCAGAAGAACAGATGGGAAGAAATGGAGATGCTCAAAAGAGGCATTTGCTGATTCAAAATACTGTGAGAGACACATGCACAGAGGCAAAAACCGTTCAAGAAAGCCTGTGGAAGTTTTCAAAACACCAATTACAACAAACTCAAacccatcatcatcatcaacaccAACAACCATCTCATCAATCACCTCCAAGAACAACCCCCCTTCTACATCAACCGCAACCTTCCATTCCCTTTCTTCATCACTCTCATCACTGTCCTCTGACTCCCACCACACTCAGCTCAACCACTCTAGTTACAATACCAATCTTGATCATCACCCTTTCCTCTATCATCACACATCTTCTTCAAGGCCTCCTGGATTTGGTTTGTCACATCAAGAAAGAAATACTTCCTTGCTTCTGGACTCTGGTTCTTATCCCCAAGCCAGCTCAGAATACAG AAATAGGTATGTTTATGGGCTGAAGGAGGAGGTGGATGAGCATGCATTCTTCTCAGAACCTTCGGGGTCTGTGAGAGACTTCTCTGGCTCTTCATCTATGGATGACTCTTGGCAGTTCACACCACTTACAATGAGTACTTGcacttcttcatcttcaaaacAGAGAAGCTGCTCTGCTTTACAGAGTGAACACTCTCACTTGCAGCTTCAGAGCAATATCACTCCTAAACAGCAGAATTACTATGCTTTGGGTAGTGACATGAAAATGGACAGAAATGAAGGAACCCAGAAAACCATTCATCGCTTCTTTGATGAGTGGCCCCTGAAAGACAAAGATTCATGGCTTGACTTGGATGATAAATCATCAAACAGTGGATCAGTTTCAAACACCAGGCTCTCAATCTCCACTCATGACTTCCCCATCTTCAGCACAAGAAATCATAATG ATGACTGA
- the LOC117636082 gene encoding growth-regulating factor 5-like isoform X2, which produces MVPEINIPTLLSLLCSALLSNSNALPLPLLIILKLNHASAAQPHPVSLIFSLFHCSVKSETTKFLVSYFFFQFVLWRKFACSFFLIWNFPASSIIVMSGRTRFPFTPSQWQELEHQALIYKYMVSGISIPPDLLFSIKRSCLDSPLPSKLFSHHPPHIGWSCFQMGLGRKVDPEPGRCRRTDGKKWRCSKEAFADSKYCERHMHRGKNRSRKPVEVFKTPITTNSNPSSSSTPTTISSITSKNNPPSTSTATFHSLSSSLSSLSSDSHHTQLNHSSYNTNLDHHPFLYHHTSSSRPPGFGLSHQERNTSLLLDSGSYPQASSEYRYVYGLKEEVDEHAFFSEPSGSVRDFSGSSSMDDSWQFTPLTMSTCTSSSSKQRSCSALQSEHSHLQLQSNITPKQQNYYALGSDMKMDRNEGTQKTIHRFFDEWPLKDKDSWLDLDDKSSNSGSVSNTRLSISTHDFPIFSTRNHNDD; this is translated from the exons ATGGTCCCTGAAATAAATATACCTACTCTACTCTCTCTGCTCTGCTCTGCTCTACTCTCAAACTCAAACGCCCTCCCTCTCCCTTTACTAATAATATTGAAATTGAATCATGCAAGTGCAGCCCAACCCCATCCTGTTTCTCtcatcttttctctctttcactGCTCTGTGAAGTCTGAGACAACCAAGTTTTtggtttcatatttttttttccaatttgttcTTTGGAGGAAATTTGCTTGCTCTTTCTTTCTGATTTGGAATTTCCCTGCCTCTTCAATAATAGTAATGAGTGGGAGAACCAGGTTTCCTTTTACACCGTCTCAGTGGCAAGAGCTTGAGCACCAAGCTCTTATCTACAAGTACATGGTTTCAGGCATCTCCATCCCACCTGATCTCCTCTTCTCCATCAAAAGAAGCTGCTTGGACTCTCCTCTGCCTTCAAAGCTCTTCTCACACCACCCTCCGCATA TTGGATGGAGCTGTTTCCAGATGGGTTTGGGGAGGAAAGTAGACCCAGAGCCAGGAAGGTGCAGAAGAACAGATGGGAAGAAATGGAGATGCTCAAAAGAGGCATTTGCTGATTCAAAATACTGTGAGAGACACATGCACAGAGGCAAAAACCGTTCAAGAAAGCCTGTGGAAGTTTTCAAAACACCAATTACAACAAACTCAAacccatcatcatcatcaacaccAACAACCATCTCATCAATCACCTCCAAGAACAACCCCCCTTCTACATCAACCGCAACCTTCCATTCCCTTTCTTCATCACTCTCATCACTGTCCTCTGACTCCCACCACACTCAGCTCAACCACTCTAGTTACAATACCAATCTTGATCATCACCCTTTCCTCTATCATCACACATCTTCTTCAAGGCCTCCTGGATTTGGTTTGTCACATCAAGAAAGAAATACTTCCTTGCTTCTGGACTCTGGTTCTTATCCCCAAGCCAGCTCAGAATACAG GTATGTTTATGGGCTGAAGGAGGAGGTGGATGAGCATGCATTCTTCTCAGAACCTTCGGGGTCTGTGAGAGACTTCTCTGGCTCTTCATCTATGGATGACTCTTGGCAGTTCACACCACTTACAATGAGTACTTGcacttcttcatcttcaaaacAGAGAAGCTGCTCTGCTTTACAGAGTGAACACTCTCACTTGCAGCTTCAGAGCAATATCACTCCTAAACAGCAGAATTACTATGCTTTGGGTAGTGACATGAAAATGGACAGAAATGAAGGAACCCAGAAAACCATTCATCGCTTCTTTGATGAGTGGCCCCTGAAAGACAAAGATTCATGGCTTGACTTGGATGATAAATCATCAAACAGTGGATCAGTTTCAAACACCAGGCTCTCAATCTCCACTCATGACTTCCCCATCTTCAGCACAAGAAATCATAATG ATGACTGA